Proteins from one Scylla paramamosain isolate STU-SP2022 chromosome 3, ASM3559412v1, whole genome shotgun sequence genomic window:
- the LOC135091162 gene encoding apolipoprotein D-like, producing MRAAVTSLLLAAVVVLSEAKTARLGVLRDVGECPTVTTKQDFDMLSYLGSWYEIERFNALFEEGMDCVQVVYSDLGEGLFQTHNIARTAEGKLTEILGTVIVLEPGVLLVEGDSGVPFLHYILDTDYYSFAAVYNCKQFGEQRFQYAWITSRSTTLDEATHEHVRKVFEDNGIDVSLFQSTHQGPDCPHTP from the exons ATGAGGGCGGCAGTAACGAGTCTTCtgctggcggcggtggtggtgctgagcGAGGCCAAGACTGCAAGGCTGGGTGTGCTACGTGACGTCGGCGAGTGTCCAACCGTCACCACCAAGCAGGACTTCGACATGCTTTCC TACTTGGGCTCCTGGTATGAGATCGAGCGATTTAATGCGCTGTTCGAGGAAGGCATGGACTGCGTGCAGGTCGTGTACTCCGACCTGG GTGAGGGGTTGTTCCAGACGCACAACATTGCTCGCACTGCAGAAGGAAAGCTCACAGAAATACTTGGCACCGTGATAGTGCTGGAGCCCGGCGTGCTGCTGGTCGAGGGTGACAGTG GTGTCCCCTTCTTGCACTACATCCTGGACACCGACTACTACTCCTTCGCTGCCGTGTATAACTGTAAACAATTTGGAGAGCAGCGC TTCCAGTACGCGTGGATCACCTCCCGCAGCACCACCCTGGACGAGGCGACCCACGAGCACGTCCGCAAAGTGTTCGAGGACAATGGCATCGACGTGAGCCTCTTCCAGTCCACCCACCAGGGACCTGACTGCCCCCATACACCTTAG